In Symmachiella dynata, the following are encoded in one genomic region:
- a CDS encoding DEAD/DEAH box helicase — translation MGITTLMEPKFRGDIRYRGAAYIKAERVTITHVTVDRISAVVSDGVGFETHIDRSNGEELQMYCTCFSGEKPLMHCKHLWATILAVESEGLIGGTVKPGHIPPFAADPSPSLSFDADWDEDWDDSEVYGTGSSRSTKTVVKVEKELPAWAQKLQAVSDAMQVGGSVQGTSAKDREIFFEIDIAASDEANQLVIQTSQRERRANGQWGKLKPLKLRPGQLDDVEDEEDRKILAYLAGSTADRGNWHARQAETQSTSFRYLVPYELCGLVLPMICASGHGRYLHGSEKHPVPLAWDEEPAWELCLNVKFYDEFDQWRVDGSFQREGDEMQVREPQLIVPGGYIFTETHISQFRDYGVFEWARQLRGGDPISVPNGEENELVDRLFDMPLLPKMILPEALQLEEVRCTPKPRLILRSPRGLKWQSRKLQGEVFFNYDGTNIRATSPQGAVVQRSERRCIPRDRAVEERDWKLLSENGFQRLLDHRRRNADVEINARNLGPGVRSLVGEGWIVEADGSRIHQPLHMGFQIKSGIDWFELHADVDFDGRSIDFPDLLSALSRGDSTVRLDDGSLGILPEEWIAQYGLLAGLGTAEEDHVRFSQNQVGLLDALLSAQDDFKFDQKFDDMRTQLRDFSGIDDINEPDGFKGELRSYQREGLGWLRFLQEFSFGGCLADDMGLGKTIQFLALLQDRKRLSPHGPLPSLVVVPKSLIFNWKEEAKRFTPDLSIIEYVGLERAEQREKFAETDLILTTYGTLRRDILELKDVQFDYVVLDEAQAIKNAGSQIAKASRLLRAHQRLALSGTPIENHVGDLWSIFEFLNPGMLGRASVFKLHAADSQDAHSRKTLSQALKPFILRRTKKEVAKELPDKFEQTIHCDMGTEQRKLYDELREHYRASLLGAISRDGLGKSKMHVLEALLRLRQAACHPALLDRGRVEDSSAKLDALFLHLDELLDEGHKALVFSQFTSMLSIVRDHLDRRGVVYEYLDGQTRNRQKCVDRFQNDPDCPLFLISLKAGGFGLNLTAADYVFLLDPWWNPAVESQAIDRTHRIGQTKQVFAYRLICRDTVEEKIAELQSKKRDLADAILQADNNIIKTLTVEDLTMLLS, via the coding sequence ATGGGTATTACGACGTTGATGGAACCGAAGTTTCGTGGCGATATTCGTTATCGCGGCGCTGCTTATATCAAGGCGGAACGAGTCACAATTACGCACGTCACCGTGGACCGCATCTCGGCGGTTGTGAGTGACGGGGTCGGATTTGAAACGCATATCGATCGCAGTAACGGCGAAGAACTGCAGATGTATTGCACTTGTTTCAGCGGTGAAAAACCGTTGATGCACTGCAAGCATTTGTGGGCGACCATTCTAGCGGTCGAGTCCGAGGGGCTAATTGGCGGAACGGTCAAGCCGGGGCACATTCCTCCGTTTGCTGCCGATCCTTCTCCCTCGTTGAGTTTCGATGCGGATTGGGACGAGGACTGGGACGATAGTGAAGTCTACGGGACCGGTTCGAGTCGTAGCACCAAGACGGTGGTCAAAGTCGAAAAGGAATTGCCGGCCTGGGCGCAGAAACTGCAAGCCGTCAGTGACGCCATGCAGGTGGGCGGCTCGGTGCAGGGGACTTCCGCCAAGGACCGGGAAATCTTTTTCGAAATCGACATCGCTGCGAGCGATGAAGCCAACCAATTGGTCATCCAAACATCCCAGCGCGAGCGGCGTGCCAACGGCCAATGGGGCAAACTAAAACCCTTAAAGTTGCGTCCCGGCCAACTCGACGACGTCGAGGATGAGGAGGATCGCAAGATTCTGGCCTATCTGGCAGGCAGCACGGCGGACCGCGGAAATTGGCATGCGCGGCAAGCGGAAACACAATCGACATCATTTCGCTATTTGGTCCCTTATGAATTGTGCGGGTTGGTGCTGCCGATGATCTGCGCATCGGGGCATGGGCGCTATTTGCACGGTTCAGAAAAACATCCTGTACCGTTGGCGTGGGATGAGGAACCGGCTTGGGAACTGTGCCTCAACGTAAAGTTTTACGACGAGTTCGACCAATGGCGGGTCGACGGGTCGTTTCAGCGGGAAGGGGACGAAATGCAAGTCCGTGAACCGCAATTGATCGTGCCGGGGGGATATATCTTCACGGAGACGCACATCAGTCAATTCCGGGACTACGGCGTTTTTGAATGGGCTCGACAGCTGCGGGGTGGCGATCCCATTTCAGTTCCCAACGGTGAAGAGAACGAACTGGTCGATCGACTGTTCGATATGCCGCTGCTACCCAAGATGATTCTTCCCGAGGCATTGCAGTTGGAAGAGGTCCGCTGTACCCCCAAACCGCGATTAATTCTCCGCTCCCCGCGGGGCTTGAAGTGGCAATCGCGTAAGTTGCAAGGGGAAGTGTTTTTCAATTACGACGGAACAAATATCCGCGCGACCAGTCCGCAAGGGGCGGTTGTGCAACGCAGCGAGCGGCGGTGTATTCCCCGCGATCGAGCGGTTGAGGAACGCGACTGGAAGTTGCTGAGCGAAAACGGTTTTCAGCGGCTACTGGACCATCGGCGGCGCAACGCCGATGTGGAAATCAACGCCCGCAACCTTGGCCCTGGCGTCCGTTCGTTGGTCGGTGAAGGTTGGATTGTCGAAGCGGACGGCAGTCGCATTCACCAACCACTGCATATGGGCTTTCAGATCAAGTCGGGCATCGACTGGTTTGAATTGCACGCGGATGTCGACTTTGATGGACGCAGCATCGATTTTCCGGATCTCTTATCGGCCTTATCCCGCGGCGACAGCACCGTGCGTTTAGATGACGGTTCGCTAGGGATCTTGCCGGAGGAATGGATCGCTCAATACGGTTTGCTGGCCGGTTTGGGAACAGCGGAAGAGGATCACGTTCGCTTTTCGCAAAACCAAGTCGGCTTGCTCGATGCGTTGTTGTCAGCTCAGGACGATTTCAAATTCGACCAAAAATTCGACGACATGCGCACGCAGTTGCGAGATTTTTCCGGCATTGATGACATCAATGAACCGGATGGCTTTAAAGGCGAATTGCGGTCCTATCAACGCGAAGGATTGGGTTGGCTCCGCTTTCTGCAAGAGTTTTCATTCGGCGGCTGTCTTGCGGACGACATGGGTTTGGGAAAAACGATTCAGTTTCTCGCGCTACTGCAGGACCGCAAGCGGCTGAGTCCACACGGGCCGCTGCCTTCGTTGGTGGTCGTCCCCAAATCGCTGATTTTCAACTGGAAAGAAGAGGCCAAGCGGTTTACTCCCGATTTGTCCATCATCGAATATGTTGGACTGGAACGGGCCGAACAGCGAGAAAAATTCGCGGAAACTGATTTGATCCTGACGACTTATGGCACGCTCCGTCGCGATATTTTGGAATTGAAAGACGTTCAGTTCGACTATGTTGTCCTGGATGAAGCCCAAGCCATTAAGAATGCCGGGTCGCAAATTGCCAAAGCATCGCGACTGTTGCGGGCACATCAACGGTTGGCTCTGAGTGGTACTCCGATTGAAAACCATGTTGGTGATTTGTGGTCGATTTTTGAATTCCTCAATCCCGGCATGTTAGGCCGGGCCTCTGTGTTCAAATTACACGCTGCGGATTCCCAAGACGCCCACTCACGCAAAACACTGTCACAGGCGCTCAAACCGTTTATCCTGCGGCGCACGAAGAAAGAAGTTGCCAAGGAACTGCCGGACAAATTCGAGCAGACCATTCACTGCGACATGGGCACCGAGCAACGCAAACTGTACGACGAATTGCGTGAGCATTATCGTGCCTCGTTGCTCGGCGCAATCTCGCGGGATGGGCTGGGCAAATCGAAAATGCACGTGTTGGAAGCATTGCTGCGACTGCGGCAGGCCGCCTGCCATCCGGCGCTGCTTGATCGCGGCCGCGTTGAGGATTCCAGTGCCAAGTTGGATGCGTTGTTCCTGCACTTGGACGAATTGCTGGATGAAGGGCACAAGGCACTGGTGTTTTCGCAATTCACGAGCATGCTCTCGATTGTGCGCGACCATCTCGATCGCCGTGGTGTCGTCTACGAATATCTGGATGGGCAAACACGCAATCGGCAGAAATGCGTCGATCGATTCCAGAACGACCCCGATTGCCCGCTGTTTTTAATCAGCCTCAAAGCGGGTGGTTTTGGTTTGAACCTCACAGCGGCTGACTATGTCTTTCTGTTGGACCCCTGGTGGAATCCCGCCGTGGAGTCACAGGCCATTGACCGGACGCATCGAATCGGCCAAACCAAACAGGTGTTTGCTTACCGGTTGATTTGCCGTGATACGGTCGAAGAAAAGATTGCCGAACTGCAGAGCAAGAAACGAGATTTGGCCGACGCCATTTTGCAAGCGGATAATAACATCATCAAGACATTGACAGTCGAAGATCTGACAATGCTGTTGTCGTAG
- the metG gene encoding methionine--tRNA ligase: protein MTTRQILVTAALPYANGHIHIGHLVEYLQTDIWVRFQKLYGNRCLYMCSDDTHGTAIMLRARQEGRSEEALIAEMKQAHEDDFAGFGIEFDNYGSTNSPENQKFCNEFWAAFRKAGLVSERDVTQLYDPEAGTFLADRFVRGTCPRCKSDGQYGDNCDSCGVTYSPADLIDPISTVSGATPEVRSSLHLFVNIEELHEFLEEWTQSGEHLQDEVANYLKGHFLHEPLRDWDISRPAPYFGFEIPDSPGNYWYVWFDAPIGYMASTQQWCDRNGEDFNDWWRNEKTEIHHFIGKDITYFHTLFWPAMLKTAGYNLPSKVHIHGFLTVGGEKMSKSKGTFIRASTYLNHLDPAYLRYYFATKLGPRLDDLDLNLEEFVAKVNSDLVGKVVNLASRSAKFVKELGLSAEYPEDGGLFAAAAEAGEQIAANYENCDYNAAMRHIMALADKANKFVEDAEPWKLRKEPDKQQQLQDVCTIALNLFRQLAIYLAPVLPRLAEQTGELLSTPIQQWNESQRPLVGTSVNKFQHMLTRVEESQVHAMIEESQEEAAPEEAENQYNDGPEALANEPLAEECTYDEFVKVDMRVARVIAAQEVEKADKLLQLTLSLGGDVTRNVFAGIKGVYEPEKLVGRLVICCANLAPRKMRFGVSEGMVLAAGPGGKDIFVLSPDEGAKPGQRVH, encoded by the coding sequence ATGACCACACGACAAATTCTTGTCACCGCTGCTCTGCCGTATGCCAATGGGCACATTCACATTGGGCATTTGGTGGAATATCTGCAGACCGATATTTGGGTGCGGTTTCAAAAACTGTACGGAAATCGCTGCTTGTATATGTGCTCCGACGACACGCACGGCACGGCAATCATGCTGCGTGCGCGGCAAGAAGGGCGGAGCGAAGAAGCGTTGATCGCTGAAATGAAACAGGCCCACGAAGACGATTTTGCGGGCTTCGGCATCGAGTTTGATAACTACGGCAGCACCAACAGTCCTGAAAACCAAAAGTTTTGCAATGAGTTCTGGGCGGCATTTCGCAAGGCCGGTCTCGTTTCCGAGCGGGATGTGACGCAATTGTACGATCCGGAGGCGGGCACGTTTCTGGCCGACCGATTCGTCCGCGGCACCTGTCCCCGCTGCAAATCCGATGGGCAATACGGCGACAACTGCGATAGTTGTGGCGTGACCTACAGCCCTGCGGATTTGATCGATCCGATTAGTACCGTGAGCGGAGCGACGCCGGAAGTTCGCAGTTCGCTACATCTATTTGTGAATATCGAGGAACTGCACGAGTTTCTGGAAGAGTGGACGCAGTCGGGTGAGCATCTGCAGGATGAAGTGGCCAATTACCTCAAGGGGCATTTCCTGCACGAGCCGCTCCGCGATTGGGACATCTCCCGCCCCGCTCCCTATTTTGGTTTCGAAATCCCGGACAGCCCCGGCAATTATTGGTACGTCTGGTTCGATGCGCCGATCGGCTACATGGCCTCGACGCAGCAATGGTGCGACCGGAACGGCGAGGATTTCAACGATTGGTGGCGGAACGAAAAGACCGAAATTCACCATTTCATCGGCAAGGACATTACCTATTTCCATACGCTGTTTTGGCCGGCAATGCTCAAAACGGCCGGCTATAACCTCCCCTCCAAAGTGCACATCCACGGTTTTTTGACCGTGGGTGGGGAGAAAATGTCCAAGAGCAAAGGGACATTCATACGAGCATCGACCTATCTGAATCACCTCGACCCGGCTTACCTGCGGTATTATTTCGCGACAAAGTTGGGGCCGCGGTTGGATGATTTGGATTTGAACCTCGAAGAATTCGTCGCCAAGGTGAACTCCGATTTAGTCGGCAAAGTCGTCAATCTGGCCAGCCGGTCTGCTAAGTTCGTCAAGGAACTAGGCCTCTCGGCTGAATACCCCGAAGATGGTGGACTCTTTGCTGCCGCTGCCGAAGCTGGAGAACAGATCGCGGCGAATTACGAGAACTGCGACTACAACGCCGCCATGCGGCACATCATGGCGCTGGCCGACAAGGCGAACAAGTTTGTCGAAGATGCCGAGCCGTGGAAACTCCGCAAAGAACCGGACAAGCAGCAGCAATTGCAGGACGTCTGTACAATCGCCTTGAACCTGTTTCGGCAATTGGCCATCTATTTGGCACCGGTGCTGCCGCGCTTGGCAGAACAAACCGGCGAACTATTAAGCACGCCGATCCAACAGTGGAATGAATCACAACGGCCGCTCGTCGGCACGTCGGTCAATAAATTTCAGCATATGCTAACCCGAGTCGAAGAAAGTCAGGTACACGCGATGATCGAAGAAAGTCAAGAAGAAGCCGCTCCCGAAGAAGCAGAGAACCAATACAACGACGGTCCCGAAGCTCTGGCCAATGAGCCGCTGGCCGAAGAATGCACCTACGACGAGTTTGTCAAAGTCGACATGCGCGTCGCCCGCGTGATTGCCGCTCAAGAGGTCGAAAAGGCGGATAAGTTGCTGCAACTCACACTTAGTTTGGGCGGCGACGTGACCCGGAATGTGTTCGCGGGGATCAAAGGAGTCTACGAGCCGGAGAAACTGGTCGGGCGACTGGTGATCTGTTGCGCGAATCTGGCCCCCCGCAAAATGCGATTCGGCGTCAGCGAAGGCATGGTCCTCGCCGCCGGCCCCGGAGGCAAGGACATCTTCGTCCTCAGCCCCGACGAAGGTGCGAAGCCAGGGCAACGGGTGCATTAG
- a CDS encoding class II fumarate hydratase, with translation MSEFRTEHDSMGDVQVPAKAYYGAQTQRAVDNFPISGWALPTDLIHAMGLVKYAAAIANRDVGKLTGTGKKPLNDKQVEALLAACREVSEGKFDSEFPVDVFQTGSGTSSNMNVNEVISNRAVEILGDDRFSPEKSVHPNDHVNMGQSTNDTFPTSIHVAVAVSIQENLFPALEKFAGSLAKKAAEWDKIIKIGRTHLADATPLRLGQEIGGLARQIELSIGRAERARDAVLELPVGGTAVGSGINTHPEFGSRVAKVLADETGIGFIEAVNHFEANAQRDGLVECHGQLRAIASTLFNVSNNLRWLSSGPRCGFGEVVLPDRQPGSSIMPGKVNPVMCESMMQVAARVMGNDQAIAISGATGGQFQLNIMMPMMGQTTLESITLLANVTDAFVEFCSDDMQAHPDHCEAAVEKSLSMVTSLNPYIGYEKASALAKEAFKTGKTIRELCTEQNVLPEEELNKALDPMSMTEPQA, from the coding sequence ATGAGCGAATTTCGTACCGAACACGATTCCATGGGCGATGTCCAGGTCCCTGCAAAAGCATATTACGGGGCACAAACCCAACGGGCCGTTGATAATTTTCCTATTTCCGGATGGGCCTTACCTACGGATCTGATTCATGCGATGGGGCTGGTCAAATACGCGGCTGCCATTGCCAATCGCGATGTGGGCAAGCTGACCGGGACCGGCAAAAAGCCGCTGAATGACAAACAAGTCGAGGCACTACTCGCTGCGTGCCGTGAAGTGTCTGAGGGAAAATTCGATAGCGAATTCCCAGTCGACGTCTTCCAAACCGGTTCGGGTACCTCTAGCAACATGAACGTCAACGAGGTGATCAGCAACCGCGCAGTCGAGATCCTGGGCGATGATCGCTTCAGCCCAGAAAAATCGGTGCATCCCAACGACCATGTGAATATGGGGCAAAGCACCAACGACACATTTCCGACATCGATTCACGTCGCCGTCGCGGTCAGTATTCAGGAAAACCTATTCCCCGCACTGGAAAAATTCGCCGGTTCGCTCGCCAAAAAGGCGGCCGAGTGGGACAAGATCATCAAAATCGGCCGCACACACCTTGCCGATGCGACACCGTTACGATTGGGACAGGAAATCGGCGGACTGGCGCGGCAGATTGAATTGTCGATTGGCCGGGCCGAACGGGCACGGGATGCCGTGTTGGAATTGCCAGTCGGTGGGACGGCCGTCGGTTCGGGGATCAACACGCATCCCGAATTCGGCAGCCGCGTCGCTAAGGTCTTGGCCGATGAAACGGGCATCGGCTTTATCGAAGCGGTCAATCACTTCGAAGCCAACGCCCAACGCGACGGTCTGGTGGAGTGCCACGGGCAGCTGCGGGCAATTGCCTCGACATTGTTCAATGTCTCTAATAATCTTCGCTGGCTCAGTTCCGGGCCGCGATGCGGTTTCGGCGAAGTCGTACTGCCTGACCGACAACCGGGCAGCTCGATTATGCCGGGCAAAGTCAATCCTGTGATGTGCGAAAGCATGATGCAAGTCGCTGCCCGCGTGATGGGGAACGACCAAGCCATCGCTATCAGCGGAGCGACAGGGGGGCAATTCCAATTAAACATTATGATGCCCATGATGGGGCAAACGACGCTGGAAAGCATCACACTGTTGGCCAATGTGACCGATGCATTTGTCGAGTTTTGTTCCGATGACATGCAGGCGCATCCGGATCATTGCGAAGCCGCCGTGGAGAAGAGCCTTTCGATGGTCACCAGCTTGAATCCCTATATCGGCTACGAAAAAGCATCCGCGCTGGCCAAAGAAGCTTTCAAAACCGGTAAAACAATCCGCGAACTTTGCACGGAACAAAATGTCCTTCCCGAAGAGGAATTGAACAAAGCGCTCGACCCGATGAGCATGACCGAACCACAGGCGTGA
- a CDS encoding pyridoxal phosphate-dependent aminotransferase yields the protein MSEEWIADRMHRIDASGIRKVFDLAAKLADPVNLSIGQPHFDTPQPIKDALAQATADGHNGYSQTQGIAPLLKTIQDHVDKTLGQTDRQVFITSGTSGGLMLALCGLVNPGDEVIVFAPWFVMYKHLVTLAGGTVVEIDTYPDFQIDVNKVRDAITDRTKVILCNSPANPTGCVASSEQLKDLAELAAEKDIAFLSDEIYKSYCYDQEFQSPAQWNDQTIVIDGFSKSHSMTGWRLGYMHGPSALMQQMLKLQQFTFVCAPHPVQWAGLAAWDYDVSEYVEQYRRKRDFMISELRNDFEIHGADGAFYLFPQAPWGTGTEFVTEAIKNNLLIIPGNVFSPSDTHFRISYAAEDAVLERGVELLKKLARQGKPSV from the coding sequence ATGAGCGAAGAATGGATTGCCGACCGCATGCATCGCATCGACGCTTCGGGCATTCGTAAGGTCTTTGATCTGGCGGCCAAACTGGCCGATCCGGTGAACCTGAGCATCGGGCAACCCCATTTCGATACCCCGCAGCCGATCAAGGACGCATTAGCGCAAGCAACGGCCGACGGGCACAACGGCTATAGTCAGACACAGGGCATCGCCCCCTTGCTGAAAACCATTCAGGACCATGTTGACAAGACATTGGGGCAGACCGATCGTCAGGTGTTCATCACCAGTGGAACGAGCGGTGGGTTGATGTTGGCACTGTGCGGACTGGTCAATCCGGGCGACGAAGTCATCGTCTTCGCCCCTTGGTTTGTGATGTACAAACACCTGGTCACCTTGGCCGGGGGCACAGTGGTGGAGATCGATACGTATCCCGATTTCCAAATCGACGTCAACAAGGTCCGCGATGCGATCACCGACCGAACCAAGGTGATCCTCTGCAACAGCCCGGCCAATCCAACTGGTTGTGTCGCCAGCAGCGAGCAACTCAAAGATTTGGCCGAATTGGCGGCGGAAAAAGACATCGCCTTTTTGAGCGACGAAATCTACAAGTCGTATTGCTACGATCAGGAATTTCAATCGCCGGCGCAATGGAATGACCAAACGATCGTCATCGATGGTTTCAGCAAATCGCACTCGATGACCGGTTGGCGGTTGGGTTATATGCACGGACCGTCGGCATTGATGCAGCAAATGTTGAAGCTGCAACAATTCACCTTCGTCTGCGCTCCGCACCCGGTGCAATGGGCCGGTTTAGCCGCCTGGGACTACGATGTTTCCGAGTACGTCGAACAATACCGCCGCAAACGGGATTTCATGATTTCGGAATTGCGGAACGACTTTGAAATCCACGGCGCCGACGGAGCCTTCTACTTATTTCCCCAAGCCCCCTGGGGCACGGGAACGGAATTCGTGACCGAAGCGATCAAGAACAACTTGTTGATCATCCCCGGCAACGTCTTTAGCCCCTCCGACACACACTTTCGGATATCCTACGCGGCCGAAGATGCCGTTTTAGAGCGCGGTGTTGAGTTACTCAAAAAACTGGCCCGACAAGGCAAACCCAGCGTTTGA
- a CDS encoding YaiI/YqxD family protein, which translates to MTKIFVDGDACPVKEEVYRVAKRYKLSVTLVANAPMRVPTADWLTLVVVKGHYEAADDWIAEQVAGDDIVITADIPLASRCLEKQAHVLDSRGGKFSAESIGSALASRELMTQLRDLGTITGGPPPFSKQDRSQFLQTLDQTIQKLRRKK; encoded by the coding sequence GTGACGAAGATTTTTGTTGACGGCGATGCCTGTCCGGTCAAAGAGGAGGTCTATCGCGTCGCGAAGCGGTACAAACTGTCGGTGACCTTGGTTGCCAATGCGCCAATGCGGGTGCCGACGGCGGACTGGTTGACGTTGGTTGTTGTCAAAGGACACTACGAAGCGGCCGATGATTGGATTGCCGAGCAGGTCGCCGGCGACGATATCGTCATCACCGCTGACATTCCGCTCGCCTCGCGCTGTTTAGAAAAACAGGCCCACGTGCTCGATTCCCGTGGCGGCAAATTTTCCGCCGAGTCGATCGGCAGCGCACTCGCCAGCCGAGAGTTGATGACGCAACTCCGCGACCTCGGCACTATCACCGGCGGCCCACCCCCATTTAGCAAACAAGACCGCTCGCAATTCTTGCAGACCTTGGACCAGACAATTCAAAAACTGCGACGCAAGAAATAA
- a CDS encoding VOC family protein, translated as MSHVGQHRQAQVLEGNLIANRLEHANLTVRDIDATVRFLRTAFPEFIVRGEGIQNGDRWLHVGSDDSYIALNESSDGFSETGPLNHLGFAVDDVNAVVSRLLEAGYREGFIAPEHPHRRRKYFFDADGIEWEFVEYASGDPAQRNDYSL; from the coding sequence ATGTCGCATGTTGGACAACATCGCCAAGCCCAAGTTTTGGAGGGAAATCTCATAGCGAATCGCTTAGAGCACGCAAATCTCACAGTGCGAGACATCGACGCAACGGTCCGGTTTCTGAGAACCGCATTTCCGGAATTCATCGTACGGGGCGAGGGAATCCAAAACGGGGATCGTTGGTTGCATGTCGGCAGCGACGACTCTTACATTGCGCTCAATGAATCGTCCGACGGGTTTTCGGAAACTGGACCGCTGAATCATCTCGGTTTTGCGGTCGACGACGTGAATGCCGTTGTCAGCCGCTTGCTGGAAGCGGGTTATCGTGAAGGATTTATTGCACCTGAGCATCCGCATCGTCGCCGGAAATACTTTTTCGATGCTGACGGAATCGAGTGGGAGTTCGTTGAGTATGCCTCAGGCGATCCGGCTCAGCGAAACGACTATTCGCTGTGA
- a CDS encoding Hpt domain-containing protein, whose protein sequence is MNSTQTSGPIFSDFADDPDFEDLLEMFAETVGERRVLLQQQFRAGNVDDMRVTAHQLKGAGGGYGFDGLSSVAAELEQACKENDIDRVGQSLDTVLEYMGRIQA, encoded by the coding sequence ATGAACAGCACACAAACCAGCGGACCGATCTTTTCCGATTTTGCCGACGATCCCGATTTTGAGGATCTGTTGGAGATGTTTGCCGAGACTGTTGGCGAACGGCGCGTGCTGTTGCAACAACAGTTTCGCGCAGGCAATGTCGATGATATGCGCGTCACTGCCCACCAACTGAAAGGGGCAGGCGGCGGGTACGGTTTTGATGGGCTCAGTTCCGTAGCTGCCGAATTAGAACAGGCCTGCAAGGAGAACGACATCGATCGTGTCGGCCAGTCTCTCGATACGGTGCTGGAATATATGGGGCGGATTCAGGCATAA
- a CDS encoding acyl-CoA dehydrogenase family protein: MAQAMDELQQKQIRQAEELLFSGPQKVGFCKELFFGRFFTDAIMPYPQLSAEQKAIGDKAVIEVREYLEEHLDAAEVDRNSDIPPEVIRGLADVGVLGMTIAPELGGRGLSQQNYCRVMEVIGGHCAATGVFVNAHHSIGVRGLDLFGTEEQKARWMKPMASGEVLAAFALTEPEAGSDASNVQTRATPDPDRGGYVINGEKRYITNGAIAGVLTVMARTPDPDEPDGKVTAFLVTPDMPGFEVVEARMDKCGIRGTATARLAFKDMFVPAENMLGKEGKGLRLALTVLDFGRVTFGACCTGGAKVCLEKATDYANRRRQFGKNIGQFELVKEKIAIAAADTFAMESAVYHTAALIDSDAEDYMLETAMLKVFASERLWTIVNDTLQLYGGAGYFTTEPLERMMRDARINQIGEGANDVLRSFIAMVGLRGVGMNLQEVQQAAKNPFTGAGKLWGFAASTTSRVWSTAQLPVPHARLQPAAKALGRQIVQFGRACQGLLMTHREAILDRQYHHGRIGDIGTELFMASCVYSRLVQLVSQNDPTTERDLQTGLLYLKIADRRNQARLAAINDNDDAAYTKVADAWMGNDEH, encoded by the coding sequence ATGGCACAGGCAATGGATGAACTGCAGCAAAAGCAAATTCGGCAAGCGGAGGAATTGTTGTTCTCCGGACCGCAGAAGGTCGGCTTTTGCAAAGAGTTGTTTTTCGGGCGTTTCTTCACCGACGCCATCATGCCTTATCCCCAACTCTCCGCCGAACAAAAAGCCATCGGAGACAAGGCTGTCATCGAAGTGCGGGAGTATCTCGAAGAGCATCTCGACGCGGCCGAAGTCGATCGCAATTCTGACATCCCGCCGGAGGTGATTCGCGGACTGGCCGATGTCGGTGTTTTGGGAATGACCATCGCACCGGAGTTGGGTGGTCGCGGGTTGTCACAGCAGAACTATTGTCGTGTGATGGAAGTCATCGGCGGGCATTGCGCTGCGACGGGGGTGTTCGTCAATGCGCACCACTCGATCGGTGTACGCGGTTTGGATTTGTTTGGCACCGAAGAACAAAAGGCGCGGTGGATGAAACCGATGGCCAGTGGGGAGGTCTTAGCCGCCTTTGCGCTTACTGAACCCGAAGCTGGGTCGGATGCTTCGAACGTGCAAACACGGGCGACGCCCGATCCGGATCGTGGCGGATATGTCATCAACGGCGAGAAACGCTATATCACCAACGGCGCGATCGCCGGTGTTTTAACGGTCATGGCTCGTACCCCCGATCCCGACGAACCGGACGGCAAGGTCACCGCTTTTCTCGTCACGCCCGACATGCCGGGATTTGAAGTGGTCGAAGCGCGGATGGATAAGTGCGGGATTCGCGGCACGGCGACGGCGCGGCTGGCCTTTAAGGATATGTTTGTCCCGGCCGAAAACATGCTCGGCAAAGAAGGCAAGGGCTTGCGGTTGGCGCTGACCGTTTTGGATTTCGGCCGCGTGACGTTCGGTGCCTGTTGCACGGGTGGAGCCAAGGTCTGTTTGGAAAAGGCGACCGACTATGCCAACCGGCGGCGACAGTTTGGAAAGAACATCGGGCAATTTGAGTTGGTGAAGGAAAAAATCGCCATCGCTGCCGCAGATACGTTTGCTATGGAGAGCGCTGTTTATCACACCGCTGCGCTGATCGATAGCGATGCTGAAGATTACATGTTGGAAACGGCCATGCTCAAGGTTTTTGCCAGTGAGCGACTATGGACGATCGTCAACGACACGCTGCAGCTTTACGGTGGGGCGGGATATTTCACCACCGAGCCGTTGGAGCGAATGATGCGTGACGCACGGATCAATCAAATTGGCGAAGGGGCCAACGATGTGTTGCGGTCGTTCATCGCCATGGTCGGTCTGCGCGGCGTGGGGATGAATCTGCAAGAAGTGCAACAAGCCGCCAAGAACCCGTTCACCGGAGCGGGAAAATTGTGGGGCTTCGCTGCATCGACGACCAGCCGCGTCTGGTCCACGGCGCAACTACCGGTTCCACATGCCCGTTTGCAACCGGCGGCTAAGGCACTCGGACGCCAGATCGTACAATTCGGTCGCGCCTGCCAAGGCTTATTGATGACGCATCGTGAAGCGATTCTCGATCGACAGTACCATCACGGTCGGATTGGCGATATCGGCACGGAGTTGTTTATGGCGAGCTGTGTCTATTCGCGGTTGGTGCAATTGGTTTCGCAGAACGATCCGACGACCGAACGCGATCTGCAGACCGGGTTGCTGTATCTGAAAATTGCCGACCGCCGCAACCAAGCACGTCTCGCCGCCATTAACGACAATGACGACGCGGCCTATACGAAGGTTGCCGATGCCTGGATGGGAAACGACGAGCACTAA